In Mytilus edulis chromosome 8, xbMytEdul2.2, whole genome shotgun sequence, the genomic window AAACACTATACCGAGTCAAATGCATTCCGTgacattttaatttgtaaaaaataaaaagagaaaactTCATTCAATTAAGGTTTTGTCATGTATATCGTGTATTTTATGTAATGATAACGATGTTCAACTAACTTTTGTAATTGAAAATGACTACAAAACAGggttacagtggcggatccagggggagggttccgggggttggaacccccctttttttggacgatcaatgcaccCCCTTTCAAGTTTGACCTGGGTTTGGAACCTCCCCCCCCCTtctaaaatggctggatccgcccctgggttaaaatcaaaatattttctaaaacaatTCAATGAGCTGCATTTAACGAGATCATCTGTCGGTATGACAACTTATTGATCGTCTGCGAGAAATTACAAGATAAAGTCAATAAAGATGACTCTTGAGAGTCATGACTAATTCTACAGAAATTCCTCAATAATTGACCGAGTTTTTTTGCAGAATTCTGCAGAAAGTGCTTCCAAATCAATATAGCGTGTTGAAATGtcataaaaatacatatcattctACAAGCCTTAGATTAAAGTTCAATACAATTCAATTTAAAACTCCATTGTCGTGTAAATCTACTAATACGATCTGATACGGGTTGTTACAAAATGGAAACTAGCGTAGCATATAAATGACTACAAGATaacacaggcactcgtctcagaatttaTTTCCCCTATATACCGTTAAATTAAGGTTTATagggaaaaaaaattctgagacaagtgcctgtgcaagataaccaaaaaaataaatcaaatgggAGATTGGGATCAATTATTTGTTTGCTTAAATTACTGTTATTacatattgaatatgaaaatcaATCATACTTATAAATATTGAAACCTTATTAGGTTAACATGTATATGTTGAAATTAATCTAACATGACTTTCATTTTGATTTCTATATTAATATATTTGCGTCATGGTTACCAAGTAAACAAATGTACCTCACGACAGGAAAACATTGCATGCAGTAACTTGTAGACTAAAATTGATATCTGGATCTTAACTTTTACCTCGGTGGTAAACTTAAATACTTTAACAAACTAATATCACCCGGATTACTTATAAAATATACCATATCATGCAACTCAATATTGGATTTTAATGACCACCTtaaagttaaagtatttaaattAAATTCTCTCTTGTCATTGATAAATACTTAAGTAAAACAAGAAATTGATCCTATAAATTTGGTATAAGTTTATACACATGAAGTTTGAAACACGACATCAAAATTCctttacattttataatttaaacattaacacacacatacacacacacacacacacacacacaaactcacgaaatagcaaattttcttatatatatacttaaacgATTTACAAATATTGAACAAGACCATCTagattgattttttgattttttttgcactttcaatttttatatgttttcttcATTGAAAtcgccactggacgttaagtaactaacaatcaatcaatctatcatggTATTAAACCGTCGAACGCAAACTTTTGGTACACCAATCCCTGTACTGTGTTCATCGCTTGAAACTGCTGGCCCAACTAGGcttttgaaatcttttgacagaaGTCTGTTTTATACAGATTCGTATATTCATAtctaaaatacagaaattaaatTAACCCACAGATAATAACCCTATGCATgacacaaatatattttgatatgaatgaATGGTGCTTATTaaaatgcaaataagaaacaacaaataaaagGGGGAAACACTTTGCAGTTGTGTTAGTTGGGACGTCGTTCAATGTAAAATTTTACAACCAAAATTTTAGTAATTTCCAATTTGACTGTTGcaactttgatttttttgtattggtGTCTTTAAGACATGTAACATGACGCAAACAagcaaatattttaatgtttttttctaatgttgtttataattttttttattgtagttcTGGGAAGTTATCTCAGATGAACACGGTATCGACCCCACCGGAACATACCATGGAGATTCAGATTTACAGTTAGAAAGAATCAACGTCTACTACAATGAAGCTACAGGTATGAAATGAGAATAAAGACACAATAATGAAATGGTAAAAAACTTGTACGGGAAGAATCgctgaaaataatatttttttaattttagacgtTTCATCTTTAGCTATGCTGGCTCATTGATAGATCCACTAGCTGAGAGTTTAATTTTCGCAAGAAATGGGTATGAAACTTGCATATAACACTCCTCTTTCAAGAAGGGGGGGGGCGTAATTTTCCCCTTTTTATTCGAAAAGTTATAGAAAGGGTAATTTATTTATGCAAAACAGAGTAAGATCGGAAAAAAGGATAAACACAGTTGCGATATGCCATTGCAAAACATTGAACATTAATCTGAACTAATTTCTTCATTACTATTTTACAGGTGGAAAGTATGTGCCACGTGCTGTCTTGGTTGATTTGGAGCCCGGAACCATGGACTCTGTCCGATCTGGACCATTTGGCCAAATCTTCAGACCAGACAACTTTGTTTTCGGACAGAGTGGTGCAGGAAACAACTGGGCCAAGGGACATTACACAGAGGGTGCTGAACTTGTAGATTCTGTTCTTGATGTAGTCAGGAAAGAGGCTGAAAGCTGTGATTGTCTTCAGGGATTCCAACTTACACACTCTCTTGGAGGTGGAACCGGATCAGGCATGGGAACACTCCTCATCTCAAAAATCCGTGAAGAATACCCAGACAGAATCATGAACACATTCTCAGTTGTACCATCACCAAAAGTAAGTTTTCATATACCAAAAATACAATTTCGTTTTGCCTTAGGTTTGAAAACCGATCTATAGAGTTCTGATAATTCTGTTCTTGATAAGTAAGTAAGGATAAACAAAATCTGTAAGAAAATCGTAgcagcaaggatttgtatagtaacttgctatacaaatccttggtagcAGTTAGATGACATATCTATTCTTGAAGTTTGTTTATAATACCATTTAGTTCTAATGTTTGTTCGTTGTTTTCGGTAATTTATTTGATACTTTGTTACTGCAGTAATTACGTAACCAAAAGAGCATTCTGCTTTCGAATATCTTGTGAAAattagtcattattttttttaactaggtgatcatatttttttttgtatgttattAGATAAACATTTATTACTAGATTCTTAATAGTCATGCtttcaaaaaaacatataaaaattcaCTGACAGTAGtatgtatacatttatttaagattgcagatataaaaaaattagtgataaaatatatgtaataCTAATATGAGACTAGGACTTAATTGTTAACTCCATTATTTTCAGGTATCAGACACAGTCGTTGAACCATACAATGCCACACTCTCTGTACATCAATTGGTAGAAAACACAGATGAAACATACTGTATCGACAACGAGGCTCTATACGATATATGTTTCAGAACCCTGAAACTTACAACACCAACATATGGGGATCTTAACCATCTTGTGTCTGCAACAATGTCAGGTGTCACAACCTGTCTCCGATTCCCAGGTCAGTTGAATGCTGATCTCCGTAAATTGGCCGTCAACATGGTACCATTCCCACGTCTCCATTTCTTCATGCCAGGATTTGCTCCCCTGACATCACGTGGAAGCCAACAGTACAGAGCTCTAACTGTTCCAGAACTTACCCAACAGATGTTCGATGCTAAGAACATGATGGCAGCCTGCGATCCCCGTCACGGCAGATACCTCACAGTTGCTGCCATGTTCAGAGGACGTATGTCAATGAAAGAGGTCGACGAACAAATGTTGAACGTACAAAATAAAAACAGCAGTTATTTCGTTGAATGGATCCCAAACAATGTCAAGACAGCTGTCTGTGACATTCCACCACGTGGTCTCAAGATGTCTGCCACATTTATCGGTAACAGCACAGCCATCCAGGAACTTTTCAAGCGTGTATCGGAACAATTCACCGCTATGTTCAGGCGTAAAGCTTTCTTGCATTGGTACACTGGTGAAGGTATGGACGAGATGGAATTCACAGAAGCCGAATCTAACATGAACGATTTGGTCTCAGAATACCAACAATACCAGGATGCAACAGCCGAAGAGGAAGGAGAATTCGAAGAGGAAGAAGACGGAGAACAAGAACAAGTTTAAGAGAGAAACTATAGAATAATTTACTGAACAATATTCAAAtcatcatttgttttaaaatgcgCAAAATGAAAAATCAGTCAGATCGTTTGGATGCAAATAAACACTTGTTAAACTTCACAGTTACCTATTGAAAACTTCACACCATAAtgatattaaattatttgttgaaaaaattaagttgttattaatatttattaaaacataaatttaaatattaatgtTAAACGATATGTATAGCATAAACATTTAAGTTATAATTTTCAGGTTCAGATATTTTTAAGGTTTTTGGTTTTGAACAATTAGATGTGGTCTTATAATTGGTGGTCTAAGGCCGttagtttactcgtttgaattgttttacattgtcttttcttttatagctgactatgaagtatgggttttgctcattgttgaaggccctatgGGGGTCGATAGTTGTtagtgtctgtgtcatttggtctcttgttgagagttgtctcattggcaaacataccacatcttcttttttataatataatacatTTCTTCAGGTTGAGTTACCATGATCTTGAAATTTCAAGTCATGTTTGCATGAGTTGTATTTGTAGGGAGTAATTTGATGACTGCATATCGCATTTATGATTGCATATTCCTTTTATTTCCGGTAACAGTTTAAACCACAAAATTGTTAACTGTAGAAATGTCTGGATTTTTTTCTCTTGCATCTTCCTTTTAGAAAGtgaaatacaaaataatgtgATATATATGATGATATATTTTTGCGACCACTATCCATCACAGTTGAAATAACGTGGATTTCAGTTACTATCTACTTTGTAAATGTACTAATGTAACccaacggccttcaacaatgagcaaaacccatatcgtaTAGTCAACTATATATAAGGTCCCGACATGTGAAGCAGttcaacaaaaacattaaaacaaggGCCTAATTTGGGACAAATCAttaaacgaaatacaaatataacagacaGCAACTCAGGACATTCAATAATTTATAGAGATCAACTCGTTGTCAAAACCCGCAATAGTTGTCTAACAGCACAAAATAAGAACAATAGATAAAATTCAGTTGTAAAGGGATTTATTTATCAGATTGAACATACGAAGCCCAAACGCAACTATCATAAATACAAAAGACACAAAGCACCGATCAAAACCTTCTCATAGTTACTGAAAGCTAATCCAAAAGAAAGTACGGAAACATATTCCTATGAATCACTACATTTTATAGTTAGTTTGGTGCTCCTCATAGTCTGTTCTTGTAATTTTTCAATGGCTAGTCTTTCTTCTTAGTTAAATACATGCAAAAGTGATAGTTtagtatatttttgttattagtaatataaaaaagaagatgtggtatgattaccaatgagacaactctccacaagagaccaaaataacacagaaattaacaactataagtcaccgtacggtcttcaacaatgagcaaagcccataccacatagtcagctataaaagaccccagagtggcaatgtaaaacaattcaaacgagaaaactaacggcctcatttatgtaaaaaaaaaatgaaatcgcTTGGCAAAAAATGATTCTGTCATTTgcttgtaaaattgagaaaggaaatggggaatgtgtcaaagcgacaacaacccgaccatagagcagacaacagccgaaggccaccaatgggtcttcaatgtagcgagaattcccgcacccgtaggtgtccttcagctggcccctaaaaatatgtatactagtacagtgataatggacgtcatactaaactccgaattatacacaagaaactaaaatcaaaaaccagaggctcctgacttgggacaggcgcaaaattgaggcggtgttaaacatgtttttgagatctcaaccctccccctatacctctagctaatgtagaaaagtaaacgcataacaatacgcacattaaaattcagttcaagagaagtccgagttcgatgtcaaaagatgtaacaaaagaaaataaataaaatgtgtatacatgtaataatggaCTCACAAGTATATATTAGACTTTGATTTCATGCATGTTTCCCTGTAGATTTAGGTTTTATTGTCTCTACGGAGACACATGTAGCAGAAGGCAAAACATTAAAGATTACCATgtggtatgtgttttgctcattgtggaaggtAACATGGTAAactttggtctctggtggatatgCCAATCTGATGACGGTTGAGTAAACTTGCATTACTATAAGTACAGATCAGTTTGATGACTATTTCGAGGCCCTGCCTCTGAGAGTATGGTCCATCTTCGTACCGGAGAAAACACAAGcaaattataaatcataaatagAACCCATGATTTCTTGCAATACAGTTTTAAGTGATGTCTATATAAGATACAAAGAAAAGAGAATAAAGGGCCAAAACATGAAGACTACATCAAAATGATGTAAGCAATTAATTGATATGAAAATGAAGGTCCCCTCCCATCCCCCACCACAAAGGCCCTTGGGCCTAATTTATGGAAATGTCGTGAAGCAAATTTTTGAACTACCTAAATAGGATATAGACTTTCAAGCCTGAAGCAAATGACATACTAGGTAACAAAATATTAGCAGTTTGACATTAAATGAAATAGATCGACGGAAAAACAgcaatttaattttcatttttaatagaaaaatagGAAGATGCGGTATgcttgcaaatgaaacaactctccaccagagaccaaaatggcgTAGAagttaaaacaactataggtcaatatatagcctttaacaatgagcaaaacccatactgtatagtaagctatataaaatgccccgaaatgacagatgtgaaacaattcaaacgagaaaaggaAGGCATATGCTTTTTTAAACATCAATGTAATCCCTGACCTCAGACACACAAGACATATACGCTGCCAAAAGATCATCGAAGCGACTCCTATATTTACCAAAGATACCCGAGAGATGATATGGCTGACAACTCTTATGGTGCCCAAAAACTATTATCATGAAACAATTAAAGAATCATATAAACTGGAGGCtttcaagagcctgtgtcgctcacctgttactgtatttactgatgtcggccatcttgggtggtaggtggggtcattagacactttttttttttaaatagataccctagtaatgattgtggccaagtttggttaaatttggcccatagttatagaaaagaagatttttatgcaagttacaaaaatgacgaaaagttgttcaatattgactataaagggcaataactccttaaggagtcctctaataattttgatcatgtttgactaatttgtagatcttactttgctgaacattattgctgtttacagtttatctctatctataatagaattcaagataataaccaaaaactgcaaaatttccttaaaataacaaattcaggggcagcaacccaacaacaggttatccaattcgtctgaaaatttcaaggcagatagatcttgacctgatttaagaaataattcatggaagccatagatttgttggaaatttacacatggcctgggccgtgatattcgaattttatcctgagcgttagcgagggataaaattaacgaatatcacggcccaggccatgtgtaaatttacaacaaatctatggcttccatgaattatttcgattctaataggacaaatacgatcattaaaaaactgaagcgaatcggatgatgggtataccgtgtgtgtggctgttctattttacccactgttcgataaatataaatcaaatctaataaacctgcatgaatgatttcttaactaaccgctagaaaaaaaatttgattactttttttacttctcagtaaacccaacatttgcaatttcaaatttacattttttatcgtaagctaccgttaAATTGTAACctaggagccgccatgttgacttgctgaaattagtaaatgtgcgaataatgcaatagaacagaaaacaagcaacacctacctcattactttattttaatgcaattgtatccgagtttagaaggtaaacgcaatagaaaaaccttcaactttgacgttttcattcgtatgacgtcatgttttgaaatgacgttaatgcgccaaaatcattactggaatttcgcggaatttgaatttattttgtttttgtctatttttccgttctctaatgtgtaaattctttttgttatgcgtcagaatcagaataaatgttctgtagggttttattcaattgtaattgttgaCACAGCGAAATTCacaccgtttacacataggtcacgatacatgtggatttacgtgggaggcatatttaaacagccatttgtgtacatcttggagtctgcgctaagtatagatatatcgagaattttatcacggtgttgtttacaaagcgaaagaagcacgtcatattaaaataacaattttacctcatatcagatttgctctaaatgctttggtttcaaagatataagccaaaatatacattttacccctgtgttctatttttagccatggcggccatcttgattggatggccaggtcatcggacacattttttaaactagataccccaaggatgattgtggccaagtttggttaaatttggcccagagaagatttttataaaagtttacggacgacggacgacggacgccggacgacggacgcaggacgccaagtaatgagaaaagctcacttgacctttcaggtcaggtgagctaaaaagaagatTACATTCTAGCTAgccatttataattttaatcatgagggtaaataaactcatcatagataccaggattgaaatttcatatttacgccagacgcgcatttctacaaaagactcatcagtgacgctcgaataaaaaaatattaaaaaggccaaataaaatgcTCTATCGTACCTCACCCATGCATGCATTGTCTAACCATTGCTGCATGTTGGTTATATCCTTAACGTTTAAATTGTTGCATCATCAAATATCAGTCTTTTCCGGGAGttttatagacaataactgtttagtgtctttaaatatgagctgtatttgtacgaggcaaAGAAACAGGTGTAATACCAAACATTCAATATTTTGTCCACTGGTTGCAGTAAAAACCATCTACCGAGTGATCTATCTAATTTCGTGTTCTCATTAATTCACAGCAACTGTTAAGATGTTTTGCTTATTTGTTTCGTTCTGACTAACCAAGAAGCATTTGCATTTCAAATATAACTTGCACGTTTTTCAGTCAGACTATGTTCATATTATACCGACTTTTGACTCGGGCTTATACAATTTTTCGACAGGTCACCTTTTCTGTGGTCGGGCATCCTGGTACTCGGTCAAGTGTATTAAGGGCAACCAAAATAAGTATAATCAAGCTTGTAATCGGAGGGGTAAGTTTACTGTTTTCCTATGATTTTGTCGtgtaaagaaaatataaataagttaatttactccCCAAATTGTACTAATTAGTatcttgattttacttctttacgTTGCTCTCACTAGACATGGTACCAGGATGTCCGACCACAGAGTAGGTAACCTGTAGAAAAAGAATAAACGATTCAGAAGTTgctaatatgaaaatagtctattagTACTGGTTGTAGAGGGAAAATAGAATTCTTAAGTAGCTTCTATAGTAGTCAATTGCAATATCTGAACGATTGTATGAACGACCGGGTTTTTAGTCTGAGTTCCGGTACAATAAATGCCAGACCGCCAATTCCAGTGCATTAAAGACTGTGTGTGCTTTGTACGAACAATTGTGTTGAAACTGAAGAACACTTTCTTTTAATTTCCCTCCTTTTTGATGACTTGAGATGGCTTCTATTTTCTGAATGTTCAAACTATATTGAAAACTTCGCTATGTTAGACGATgatcagaaattagttgaaatgATTAATTGTGATGAAAATCAAGCATTTTCAGCAGAGGTATCTTAACTTTTTTATAAGACGAAAGTTATTTTTAGTTTGGGATactatttttttatagttttagtaACCTTTAAACTAAGCTACTTTTAAAGTCAtgtgacatttaaataaaataaataattatgatttttgtcgagcctgcgacttttgtcgcagaaagctcgagaTAGGGATAGTGATTCGGCGGCGGAGGCGGCGTTAGCTTATTcttaacagcaaatatattttagaaggtggaagacctggatgcttcatactttgtatatggatgcctcatgttaggaagattccgtcagtcacatgtccaatgtccttgacctcattttcatggttcagtgactacctgaaaaaagttaagattttttgtaatgttaaatttttcTCTTATTAAAAgcaataggataactatatttggtatatgcgtatcttgcaaggtcctcgtgcccgtccgacagttttcacttgacctcgacctcattccatggatcagtgaacaaggttaagttttggtggttaagtccatatcgcagatactataagcaatgggtctagtatattcggtgtatggaaggactgtaaggtgtacatgtccaactggtagatgtcatctgaccttgacctcattttcatggctcagtggttatagttaagtttttgtgttttggtctgttttttcttatactatatgcaatatgtctactatatctggtgtatggaatgattgtaaggtgtacatgtctagctggcaggtgtcgtctgaccttgacctcattttcatggttcagtggtcaaagttaagtttttgagttttggtctttttttctaatattgtaTGCAATATAAGGTCAACTATCTTTGGTGTATGGATAtaatttatgatctatatgtcagtctcgcaggttttatttgaccctgacctcattttcacggttcattgctaagtgttaagtatttgtgttttggtctgttttccttaaactataagcaatagatcaactatatttgttgtatggaagaattgttagctgtacatgcatGCATGTATTTAGGACTATTAAcactatatcaatgataagtaaagaaggcgagacatttcagtgtgtgcactcttgtttatctATATAATTCATTATTCTAATTTATTCAAATGAtaaatctttttgaaatttttgttcaaaaaagaaattttaggaaaagctacatgtacatatattaaaAGTGAAATGTTTCGTAAATATGTGTCTCATGAGCCAACCCAATGACTTCGATtgattgttttaatgtatatttttattatgtcatTGTATAATGTACCATCAGTATGTCGTGACGctacaataaaatgaaatttatacattatttataataataaaaatacattggCATCTAAAACGTTTGTTATTTGGTTTGTCGGGACAATAAATGAAAGCTATTAATCACACTTTTCTCTAACACAAACAAATCAGACAAATAGAGTAAATAAATGACATGTCTTCTGACATATTCGTAAAAAAGATTTACCAAAATGTGTGCATGCAGGCAAAAATGCAAGTTATTTAGAAATTAAGCACTTTCCAGGGGTAAACAATCGCCATgcacaaaaagaaagaaaacaagaatgtgtccatagtacacgaatgctccactcgcactatcattttctatgttcagtgtactgtgaaattgagaaaaaaatatctaatttggcattagaattaaaaaaatcatatgacagggaacatgtttactaagtttcaagttgttcggacttcagcttcatcataaactaccttgaccaaaaactttaacctgaagcgggacagacggacggacgcacgaacgaacggacgcacatactagaaaaaataatgcctctctactatcaTATGTGTATCGTTTAGAGGGGCGCATAAAAATGTTAACCTTAAAATACTATATTGGTCTTCCAAAGTTCCACATTTGACATTGTTTTATCCACACAATTTATATGCAGAGGATCATTCCCTTCCCAATTGTATGAATGGATGAaactacaaataaaaacaatcaacatAATAAGCTATAAAACGGCAAGCTTTTTATGACACTCAGTCTTtggaagaagcgattcgataaaaacttttcttatatcaacgagcgatattgtcttatatcaactagttacattgtgggaaatttcagacgaatgttatcatttgtacgaagaaagacagatttctcggtataaagtaatgactcttttcttaaaacgTGGTGACATTTAACAAGACATACGTCTGCtgtataatttccatgaattattttatgtaataacctCCCTTGTtgtggccgatcaatgcatttgaatgggaacatatggttggacccccctttatcctgggttaggtACCCCCTTTTGAAAACGGCTGGATCTACCATTGAGGTCACACTTCTATAGCCTATCCACATGGGTAATATCGACTAgacaaaaatatcattactta contains:
- the LOC139485863 gene encoding tubulin beta-4B chain-like, which codes for MREIVHLQAGQCGNQIGAKFWEVISDEHGIDPTGTYHGDSDLQLERINVYYNEATGGKYVPRAVLVDLEPGTMDSVRSGPFGQIFRPDNFVFGQSGAGNNWAKGHYTEGAELVDSVLDVVRKEAESCDCLQGFQLTHSLGGGTGSGMGTLLISKIREEYPDRIMNTFSVVPSPKVSDTVVEPYNATLSVHQLVENTDETYCIDNEALYDICFRTLKLTTPTYGDLNHLVSATMSGVTTCLRFPGQLNADLRKLAVNMVPFPRLHFFMPGFAPLTSRGSQQYRALTVPELTQQMFDAKNMMAACDPRHGRYLTVAAMFRGRMSMKEVDEQMLNVQNKNSSYFVEWIPNNVKTAVCDIPPRGLKMSATFIGNSTAIQELFKRVSEQFTAMFRRKAFLHWYTGEGMDEMEFTEAESNMNDLVSEYQQYQDATAEEEGEFEEEEDGEQEQV